One genomic window of Campylobacter fetus subsp. fetus includes the following:
- a CDS encoding radical SAM/SPASM domain-containing protein, giving the protein MKDKFRIDSHKLIFHPKRVSNFLDAFGNWEKEKEIYPIYVEFSPCGACNHRCTFCGLDYMGYKNIKISLDVFKKTSKDMAKCGVKSIMFAGEGEPLLHKDLPLMAEFAKMQGIDLGLTTNFALTNTDISKSLLKNFTWIKVSLNGANAQNYAMIHKTKASDFDKVINNLKEAVKIRKENKFKCSIGVQLLLLKENIDYVLDLAKILRDINVDYFVIKPYSQHLFSITKEHNAFQYINLESLANSLDELQNDNFSIIFRYKTMQKKDSNKHEYKKCYSTPYFWAYVSSNGDLYSCSCYLGDDKFKFGNINDKSFRELWQSDKRKQNIDFVQNSLNISQCRVNCRMDFINSYLWELKNPNEHVNFI; this is encoded by the coding sequence ATGAAAGATAAATTTAGAATTGATTCACATAAACTAATTTTTCATCCCAAAAGAGTATCTAATTTCTTAGATGCATTTGGAAACTGGGAAAAAGAAAAAGAGATATACCCGATCTATGTTGAGTTTAGTCCATGCGGGGCATGCAATCACAGATGCACATTTTGCGGTTTGGACTATATGGGATATAAAAATATAAAAATCAGTCTAGATGTGTTTAAAAAAACATCTAAAGATATGGCAAAATGCGGTGTAAAAAGCATAATGTTCGCAGGAGAAGGTGAGCCACTACTTCATAAAGATCTGCCATTAATGGCAGAGTTTGCAAAAATGCAAGGAATAGATCTTGGACTTACTACAAATTTTGCACTAACAAACACTGATATTTCCAAGTCTTTGCTTAAAAATTTTACTTGGATAAAAGTTAGTCTAAATGGTGCAAATGCGCAAAACTATGCTATGATCCACAAAACTAAGGCAAGCGATTTTGACAAAGTAATAAATAATCTAAAAGAAGCCGTAAAAATAAGAAAAGAAAATAAATTTAAATGCTCAATCGGAGTTCAACTACTGCTGCTAAAAGAAAATATAGACTATGTTTTAGACTTGGCTAAAATATTAAGAGATATAAATGTTGATTATTTTGTCATTAAGCCGTATTCACAACATCTTTTTAGCATAACAAAAGAGCATAATGCATTTCAATACATAAATTTAGAGTCGCTAGCAAATAGTTTAGATGAGTTGCAAAATGATAATTTTTCAATTATTTTTCGATATAAAACTATGCAAAAAAAAGATTCTAACAAACATGAGTATAAAAAATGTTACTCAACACCATACTTTTGGGCATATGTGTCAAGTAATGGGGATTTGTACTCTTGCAGTTGCTACTTAGGAGATGATAAGTTTAAATTTGGTAACATAAATGATAAAAGTTTCCGTGAACTTTGGCAGAGCGATAAAAGAAAGCAAAATATAGATTTTGTTCAAAACTCTCTTAACATCAGTCAATGCAGAGTTAATTGCAGAATGGATTTTATCAACTCATACCTTTGGGAACTTAAAAATCCAAATGAACATGTAAATTTTATTTAG
- the rsmG gene encoding 16S rRNA (guanine(527)-N(7))-methyltransferase RsmG: protein MNLPDNFWNKVSEFEIILKQFNKIHSLTNYRDIKPVVEDSIKPLEFLDFNPKIVIDVGSGAGFPAIFLSLILNSSEFHLYEPIAKKSSFLSYVGAALNLKNITVHPSKIESCQKIKADLITSRALSKTLFLIEICRGFYDENTTFLLYKGDGAKEEISNLKCKNSIISSGKRNYLFLKGVKC from the coding sequence ATGAATTTACCAGATAATTTTTGGAATAAAGTAAGCGAATTTGAAATTATTTTAAAACAATTTAATAAAATACATAGTCTTACAAATTACCGCGATATAAAACCTGTCGTAGAAGATAGTATAAAACCTCTCGAGTTTTTGGATTTTAATCCAAAAATTGTAATTGACGTAGGTAGTGGAGCCGGATTTCCGGCTATTTTTTTAAGTTTGATTTTAAATTCCAGCGAATTTCATCTCTATGAGCCGATCGCGAAAAAATCAAGCTTTTTATCATACGTAGGCGCAGCTTTAAATTTAAAAAACATAACCGTTCATCCCTCCAAAATAGAGTCTTGTCAAAAAATAAAAGCTGATCTTATAACTTCAAGAGCACTTAGTAAAACTCTATTTCTTATAGAAATTTGCAGGGGATTTTACGACGAAAATACAACATTTTTATTATATAAAGGAGACGGAGCTAAAGAAGAAATCTCAAATTTAAAATGCAAAAATAGTATAATAAGCTCCGGAAAAAGAAATTATCTATTTTTAAAAGGTGTAAAATGCTAG
- a CDS encoding radical SAM protein, whose amino-acid sequence MQKITIPDHYNYIALFLTLSCNLKCPYCINLNENGASRKSVVRGVIKPDIWLNFINRLDIKSDDLPLTLQGGEPTLYPYFYELVNGIDDKFKLDLLTNFMFDEDEFIRRINPSKFTRDAKYAAIRVSYHPNQNDINTLIKKHDKMKDAGFYVGIYSVLTPQNKSHIEEVMKKCKDLGIDFRVKEYLGFDGQKWHGSYKFPEAISGNVNKYCDCKTTELLISPAGLVYRCHSDLYEKRAEVADISDPNYKFEDIYRPCIVYGHCNPCDIKVKTNRFQNFGHTSVEIKNIRELNEKERILLENSDFKGALNL is encoded by the coding sequence ATGCAAAAAATAACCATACCAGATCATTATAATTACATAGCTCTGTTTTTAACGCTGTCTTGCAACTTAAAATGTCCGTATTGTATAAATTTAAATGAAAACGGAGCTAGTAGAAAAAGTGTTGTTAGGGGCGTTATAAAACCAGATATTTGGCTAAATTTCATAAACCGCTTAGATATAAAAAGTGATGATTTACCACTTACTCTTCAAGGCGGCGAACCAACTTTGTATCCGTACTTTTACGAACTTGTAAATGGTATAGACGATAAATTTAAACTAGATCTGCTTACAAACTTTATGTTTGACGAGGATGAGTTTATAAGACGTATAAATCCTTCAAAATTTACACGCGATGCGAAATATGCAGCCATAAGAGTAAGCTATCACCCAAATCAAAATGACATAAATACGCTTATAAAAAAACATGATAAGATGAAAGATGCAGGATTTTACGTAGGAATTTACTCTGTTTTAACCCCTCAGAATAAATCTCATATAGAAGAAGTAATGAAAAAATGCAAAGATTTAGGAATTGATTTTAGAGTTAAAGAGTATCTTGGATTTGATGGGCAAAAGTGGCACGGAAGCTATAAATTTCCAGAAGCTATAAGCGGAAATGTTAATAAATACTGTGATTGCAAAACAACAGAATTACTAATCAGCCCAGCAGGTCTAGTATATCGCTGCCACTCAGATCTCTATGAAAAAAGAGCCGAAGTAGCAGATATAAGTGATCCAAACTATAAATTTGAAGATATTTACAGACCTTGCATAGTTTATGGACACTGCAATCCATGCGATATCAAAGTCAAAACAAATAGATTTCAGAATTTCGGTCATACGTCTGTTGAGATAAAAAATATCAGAGAATTAAACGAAAAAGAGCGGATTTTACTCGAAAACAGCGATTTTAAAGGAGCTTTAAATTTATGA
- the htpX gene encoding zinc metalloprotease HtpX, producing the protein MELLKTVSLMVILMLLFISVGGYIGGLNGMIIAFLIALGLNFFSYFYSDKLILKHYNAQLVEPSNTLYKIVSELCKKANIPIPKIYIISDNTPNAFATGRNPHNSAVALTNGLLNLLDENEIKAVIAHELGHIRHYDILTGSIVAIFAGAIAILANFAHFGVGLNKNENKANIVIVIILAIIMPLAATIIQMSISRSREFEADRFSANLTDPIYLVNALSKLEGYASKSVLKNADEQTAHMFIINPFSSVKSGISNLFRTHPSTKQRIDRLLNLKERSQSAAYRYFNS; encoded by the coding sequence ATGGAGCTTTTAAAAACTGTTAGTTTAATGGTTATTTTAATGTTGCTATTTATAAGCGTGGGAGGATATATAGGTGGTTTGAATGGAATGATCATAGCATTTCTAATAGCCTTAGGTCTTAATTTTTTTAGCTATTTTTATAGTGATAAACTTATATTAAAACATTATAACGCTCAGCTTGTAGAGCCCTCAAACACGCTTTATAAGATAGTAAGTGAGTTATGTAAAAAAGCAAATATTCCTATACCAAAAATATATATTATATCGGATAATACTCCAAATGCGTTTGCTACTGGCAGAAACCCGCATAACTCGGCGGTAGCTTTAACAAACGGACTTTTAAATTTACTTGATGAAAATGAGATAAAAGCGGTAATCGCTCATGAACTAGGTCATATAAGACATTATGATATACTTACTGGATCTATAGTAGCTATTTTTGCCGGAGCTATAGCAATTTTAGCAAATTTTGCTCATTTCGGAGTCGGACTAAATAAAAACGAAAATAAAGCAAATATTGTTATAGTAATAATTTTAGCCATAATTATGCCATTAGCCGCTACAATAATACAAATGAGCATATCTCGCTCAAGAGAATTTGAAGCAGATAGATTTTCAGCTAATTTAACAGACCCTATTTATCTTGTCAACGCTCTTTCAAAACTAGAAGGTTACGCCTCAAAAAGCGTATTAAAAAACGCGGATGAACAAACAGCGCATATGTTTATCATAAATCCATTTAGTTCCGTAAAAAGCGGTATTTCAAATTTATTCCGTACACATCCATCTACAAAACAGAGAATAGATAGGCTTTTAAATTTAAAAGAACGCTCACAAAGCGCGGCTTACAGATATTTTAATAGTTAA
- a CDS encoding transketolase, producing MTQAEIRKNILKMANRAKSPHIGSALSCVDILYTLYFKILKLENYEQRDIFLLSKAHAAMALYATLNAKGFMSNEEILGYYQNNGTLPAHTDRFSSPYVEISAGSLGHALPMSVGMAMSIKNENRKVYVLIGDGETQEGSIWEAAMLAPKLNLNNLCVLIDYNNLQGYGRAREITSFEPIDKKWESFGWECVIVDGHDVQALQKAMSIKTDKPLCIVCKTIKGKGVEFMENELKWHYYIVMDEILNSALKVLK from the coding sequence ATGACTCAAGCAGAGATAAGAAAAAATATACTTAAAATGGCAAATAGAGCCAAAAGTCCGCATATAGGCTCGGCTCTATCTTGCGTTGATATTTTATATACGTTGTATTTTAAAATTTTAAAACTTGAAAACTATGAACAAAGAGATATTTTCTTACTCTCAAAAGCGCACGCGGCAATGGCTCTTTACGCTACTTTAAACGCAAAAGGATTTATGAGCAATGAAGAAATACTAGGATATTATCAAAATAACGGTACATTACCTGCACACACAGATAGATTTAGTAGCCCGTATGTGGAGATCTCGGCAGGAAGCCTTGGGCATGCACTTCCTATGTCAGTAGGAATGGCAATGAGCATAAAAAATGAAAATCGAAAAGTATATGTTTTAATCGGAGATGGAGAAACGCAAGAAGGTAGCATTTGGGAAGCAGCGATGCTAGCTCCTAAACTAAATTTAAATAATCTTTGTGTTTTGATAGATTATAACAATCTTCAAGGATATGGTAGAGCTAGGGAAATAACAAGTTTTGAGCCCATAGATAAAAAATGGGAGAGTTTTGGCTGGGAATGCGTCATAGTAGATGGCCATGATGTACAAGCTTTGCAAAAGGCCATGAGCATAAAAACAGATAAGCCGCTTTGCATAGTATGCAAAACTATCAAAGGAAAAGGCGTAGAGTTTATGGAAAATGAACTAAAATGGCATTATTACATTGTTATGGATGAGATTTTAAACAGCGCATTAAAGGTGCTAAAATGA
- a CDS encoding radical SAM protein → MKFSLDAHKLHHHLDRVLEFKQTGDCAPIYMEVSPCGSCNHRCLFCAYDYIAYPNRKLDTDNFIKFTTEVAKAGLKSMLFAGEGEPLIHNDIDKMVAHAKQCGIDCGMFSNAALLKADLAKKLLPNLTFLRFSFNAGDSQTYSKIHTSHKKSSDFEKVVENIKFANDYRKEQNLKVDLGSQFVLLKENKNSLINAVKTMKECGVDYISVKPFVLQNENQLYKNNSKFETDQLETLINEAKSYESDDFKVIFRQNAFFKYGQRDYSHCYGCSFITVLNSAGDLASCLPYWDKKEFVYGNINEQSFEAIWGGVRRKRVKELLENKINTKNCPPNCRPNAINEFLNEILNPDVKHINFI, encoded by the coding sequence ATGAAATTTAGCCTCGACGCACACAAGCTCCACCACCATTTAGATAGAGTTTTAGAATTTAAACAAACAGGGGATTGTGCGCCCATTTATATGGAAGTAAGTCCGTGCGGATCATGCAATCACAGATGTCTGTTTTGTGCGTATGATTATATAGCTTATCCAAATAGAAAACTCGATACCGATAATTTTATCAAATTTACCACAGAAGTAGCAAAAGCCGGGTTAAAATCCATGCTATTTGCAGGTGAAGGCGAGCCTTTGATACATAATGACATAGATAAAATGGTGGCTCACGCAAAACAGTGCGGCATCGACTGCGGAATGTTTAGTAACGCAGCACTTTTAAAAGCCGATCTGGCTAAAAAACTGCTTCCGAATTTAACTTTTTTAAGGTTTTCATTTAACGCCGGAGATAGTCAAACTTACTCTAAAATTCATACTTCGCACAAAAAATCAAGTGATTTTGAAAAAGTGGTAGAAAATATCAAATTTGCGAATGATTACAGAAAAGAGCAGAACTTGAAAGTTGATCTTGGATCTCAGTTCGTTCTTTTAAAAGAAAATAAAAACTCTCTTATTAATGCAGTAAAAACTATGAAAGAGTGCGGCGTGGATTACATTAGCGTAAAACCGTTTGTGTTACAAAATGAAAATCAACTATATAAAAATAACTCTAAATTTGAAACAGATCAGCTTGAAACACTTATAAATGAAGCTAAAAGTTATGAGAGTGATGATTTTAAAGTGATTTTTAGGCAAAACGCTTTTTTTAAATACGGTCAAAGAGACTACTCTCACTGCTACGGATGCAGCTTTATAACCGTGTTAAACTCAGCTGGAGATTTGGCTAGTTGCTTGCCATATTGGGATAAAAAAGAGTTTGTTTATGGAAATATAAATGAACAAAGTTTTGAAGCGATATGGGGGGGGGTTAGACGTAAGCGCGTAAAAGAGTTGTTAGAAAATAAGATAAACACAAAAAATTGCCCGCCAAACTGTAGGCCAAATGCTATTAATGAGTTTTTAAATGAGATTTTAAATCCCGATGTAAAACACATAAATTTCATATAG
- a CDS encoding PP0621 family protein yields MLGKIIIFALIIAAIYFFILPKFRKNKTSNSSENFVECDKCNTFVSINETMLRNGKYICKECLK; encoded by the coding sequence ATGCTAGGAAAAATCATAATATTTGCTCTTATTATAGCCGCGATATACTTTTTTATACTTCCTAAATTTAGAAAAAATAAAACTTCAAACAGTAGCGAAAACTTCGTTGAATGCGATAAGTGCAATACATTTGTAAGTATAAATGAAACCATGTTAAGAAATGGAAAATATATTTGCAAGGAGTGTCTAAAATGA
- a CDS encoding copper chaperone PCu(A)C, with amino-acid sequence MFKFTLSCALLSSLCLAANIDIESPFVKATPPNAKTSAAFMVIKNNTNKDVSLVSGNSNASKVFEIHTHLNENGMKKMVRIPKIDIPANSSVELKPGGLHIMLIDINKPLEITDKVDLTLEFSDSSKIDLKDVEVKKLAPMMKPQGSM; translated from the coding sequence GTGTTTAAATTTACTCTTTCATGCGCTTTACTAAGTTCGCTATGTTTAGCTGCAAACATCGATATAGAGTCTCCTTTCGTAAAGGCTACACCTCCAAATGCTAAAACCAGCGCCGCATTTATGGTTATCAAAAATAACACAAACAAAGATGTATCTTTAGTATCTGGAAACAGCAATGCGAGTAAGGTTTTCGAAATTCATACTCATTTAAATGAAAACGGAATGAAAAAAATGGTTAGAATTCCAAAAATAGATATCCCTGCAAACAGCAGCGTTGAATTAAAACCAGGCGGACTTCATATAATGCTAATTGATATAAATAAACCTTTAGAAATCACAGATAAAGTCGATTTAACTCTTGAGTTTAGCGACTCTAGTAAAATAGACCTAAAAGACGTCGAGGTCAAAAAACTAGCACCCATGATGAAACCTCAAGGGTCGATGTAA
- a CDS encoding transketolase family protein: MRNTLANEIYKYATKNKDFFLISGDAGLGVWDEYQKELPNQFINPGINEALCVGMAAGMALSGKKVVYYNIAPFVIMRPFEQVRNDICYQELPVILVGTGAGITYAPSGMTHYSVEDIALALSLPNLDIYSPASPLEAKLAFENALKSKNPSYIRIEKSGEVEIHKNNIDITDLNFIQIGGEDLIIAHGSIVNECLGISNVSVATAPFINSANKNIIDQISKFRNIFVVEEHFKFGGLATFLQSKTDKKIHSIGLKNHYIHDIGDRKFLRKLYGLDKSAIEKQIKENI, encoded by the coding sequence ATGAGAAATACATTAGCAAATGAAATTTATAAATACGCCACCAAAAATAAAGATTTTTTTCTAATAAGCGGAGATGCTGGGCTTGGCGTATGGGATGAATATCAAAAAGAGCTTCCTAATCAATTTATAAATCCCGGGATAAATGAAGCATTATGCGTAGGAATGGCTGCTGGAATGGCACTAAGCGGGAAAAAAGTAGTATATTATAATATAGCTCCATTTGTGATAATGCGTCCTTTCGAGCAAGTAAGAAACGATATTTGTTATCAAGAATTGCCCGTGATTTTAGTAGGTACTGGAGCCGGGATAACATACGCTCCATCTGGTATGACGCACTATAGCGTTGAGGATATAGCTCTTGCATTATCTTTACCGAATTTAGATATATACTCGCCAGCTAGTCCTCTTGAGGCAAAATTAGCATTTGAAAATGCTCTAAAATCAAAAAATCCAAGCTATATAAGAATAGAAAAATCTGGCGAGGTAGAAATACATAAAAATAATATAGATATAACAGATTTAAATTTTATTCAAATCGGCGGAGAAGATCTGATAATAGCGCACGGAAGCATAGTAAATGAATGCTTGGGTATCTCTAATGTAAGCGTTGCAACCGCACCTTTTATAAACTCTGCAAATAAGAATATTATAGATCAAATATCTAAATTTAGAAATATTTTTGTAGTCGAAGAGCATTTTAAATTTGGAGGTCTAGCTACATTTTTGCAAAGCAAAACAGATAAAAAAATTCATTCAATAGGACTGAAAAACCATTATATTCATGACATAGGAGATAGAAAATTCTTAAGAAAATTATATGGTTTGGACAAAAGCGCTATAGAAAAGCAAATAAAGGAGAATATATGA
- a CDS encoding alanine racemase, which produces MSKIVLSKTAYIHNLTQISSKIGSKDRIIAVLKDDAYGHGAVLMAGIASGFGIKWACVKSIDEAIEISPFFKNIIILSHIPNGKENDEFIYAINDLSGLDVIKSGISVHLAIDTMMHRNGIGIDEIETAFNIAKNRSIRICGAYTHFRSSDEISGDYYVQKANFLKAKIKLKSLFKKNGVDKPMFHSHNSAAIERTNGFDDEFVRAGIVQFGYSQFDESLNLKKVLSLWADRISKRVLKAGQSVGYGGAFTAKKDINIATYDLGYGDGLLRYNGKGDLRLANGEKILGKMSMDSFSCADSGDQICVFDDARVWAKFFDTISYDILVKLSSKIKRVVV; this is translated from the coding sequence GTGTCTAAGATAGTTTTGAGCAAAACAGCTTATATCCATAATTTAACCCAAATTTCAAGTAAAATAGGATCAAAAGATCGAATTATAGCGGTTTTAAAAGATGATGCTTATGGGCACGGAGCTGTTTTGATGGCAGGTATAGCAAGTGGTTTTGGTATAAAATGGGCTTGCGTAAAAAGCATAGACGAAGCTATAGAAATATCCCCCTTTTTTAAAAATATTATTATTTTATCTCATATACCAAACGGTAAGGAGAATGACGAGTTTATTTATGCTATAAATGATCTTAGCGGTTTAGATGTTATAAAAAGCGGAATTAGCGTTCATCTTGCTATTGACACTATGATGCACAGAAACGGTATTGGCATCGACGAGATTGAAACTGCTTTTAATATAGCAAAAAACCGTTCTATAAGAATATGCGGCGCTTATACTCATTTTAGAAGTAGCGACGAGATAAGCGGAGATTACTACGTACAAAAAGCTAATTTTTTAAAAGCTAAGATCAAACTTAAATCATTATTTAAAAAAAATGGCGTTGATAAACCTATGTTTCATTCGCATAATTCAGCCGCCATCGAAAGAACAAACGGTTTTGACGATGAGTTTGTACGCGCCGGTATAGTTCAGTTTGGTTATTCACAGTTTGATGAGAGTTTAAATTTAAAAAAAGTTTTGAGTCTCTGGGCGGATAGAATCAGCAAAAGAGTATTAAAAGCAGGTCAAAGCGTAGGCTATGGCGGAGCTTTCACGGCTAAAAAAGATATAAATATCGCAACGTATGATTTAGGATACGGAGATGGACTTTTAAGATATAACGGTAAAGGCGATCTGCGCTTAGCAAACGGTGAAAAAATACTTGGCAAAATGTCTATGGATAGCTTTAGTTGCGCTGATTCGGGTGATCAGATATGTGTTTTTGATGATGCTAGAGTATGGGCTAAGTTTTTCGATACGATAAGTTATGATATTTTAGTTAAGTTAAGTTCAAAGATTAAGAGAGTTGTTGTTTGA
- a CDS encoding class I SAM-dependent methyltransferase — protein MKELDIFTNLHKKTSREYLPRMCDDKVNCMIKAKEFEADFWDGDRKFGYGGYKYDGRWEAVAKKLIEIYGLKDSDKVLDVGCGKAFLLYELKKLLPNLQITGFDISKYALKNAKEEVKDCLFYHDAKDDFPFKQEEFDLAISLTTLHNLKIYDLKNALQNINLVAKNKFIVVESYRNEKELFNLECWALTCQSFFSKDEWEWLFKEFGYNGDYEFIYFE, from the coding sequence ATGAAAGAACTTGATATTTTCACAAATTTACATAAAAAAACCAGTAGAGAATATCTTCCTAGAATGTGCGATGATAAAGTAAATTGTATGATAAAAGCTAAAGAATTTGAAGCTGATTTTTGGGATGGAGATAGAAAATTTGGCTATGGAGGCTACAAATACGATGGTAGGTGGGAAGCAGTAGCTAAAAAATTAATAGAAATTTACGGATTAAAAGATTCAGATAAAGTGCTTGATGTTGGATGCGGAAAAGCATTTTTATTATATGAGTTAAAAAAGCTGCTTCCAAATTTACAAATTACCGGATTTGATATATCAAAATACGCATTAAAAAATGCAAAAGAAGAGGTAAAAGACTGTTTATTTTACCATGATGCAAAAGATGATTTTCCTTTTAAACAAGAAGAATTTGATCTTGCTATTTCGTTGACAACTTTGCATAATCTTAAAATTTACGATCTTAAAAATGCGCTACAAAACATAAATTTAGTCGCAAAAAATAAATTTATAGTAGTAGAAAGTTACCGAAATGAAAAAGAACTTTTTAATCTTGAATGCTGGGCGCTAACTTGTCAAAGCTTTTTTAGCAAAGACGAGTGGGAATGGTTATTTAAAGAATTCGGCTATAATGGCGATTATGAATTTATATATTTTGAGTAG
- the ribA gene encoding GTP cyclohydrolase II produces MEIIKSNIANLPSRFGKFQIKSYKEGCCKEHLTIFSPNLDVTKTVNVRIHSECLTGDAIGSLKCDCRDQLEASLKYINKHGGMVIYLRQEGRNIGLLNKINAYALQDNGLDTIEANHQLGFKADERTYEIVDFILKDFGIKSINLLTNNPLKLASLTCVNIEKRIPIEIESNEFNKDYLKVKKEQMGHMLDEFTR; encoded by the coding sequence ATGGAAATAATAAAATCAAATATCGCAAACCTACCTAGCAGATTTGGCAAATTTCAAATAAAATCATACAAAGAAGGCTGCTGCAAAGAGCATTTGACTATATTTTCTCCGAATTTAGACGTAACAAAGACAGTAAATGTCAGAATTCACTCAGAATGCTTAACCGGAGACGCTATAGGAAGTTTAAAATGCGACTGCCGCGACCAACTAGAAGCTAGTTTAAAATATATAAACAAACACGGAGGAATGGTAATTTATCTACGTCAAGAAGGTAGAAATATAGGGCTTTTAAATAAAATAAATGCTTACGCTTTGCAAGATAATGGACTTGATACAATAGAAGCAAATCATCAATTAGGCTTTAAAGCCGATGAAAGAACGTACGAAATAGTAGATTTTATACTAAAAGATTTTGGTATAAAAAGTATAAATTTACTCACCAATAATCCTCTAAAACTAGCTAGTCTTACTTGCGTAAATATAGAAAAAAGAATTCCCATAGAGATAGAATCTAATGAATTTAATAAAGATTATTTAAAGGTGAAAAAAGAGCAGATGGGGCATATGTTAGATGAATTTACCAGATAA
- the cmeU gene encoding CmeU family protein, translating into MQNTDVTEEEKEFIKSQIEELLKARDGFFEVLDANVPKKGNTNVFDFDACKDKSLKELYAKFYSYDYSIRKILPYIYKRFGVNFSV; encoded by the coding sequence ATGCAAAATACAGACGTTACGGAAGAAGAAAAAGAGTTTATAAAATCTCAGATTGAAGAGCTTTTAAAGGCCAGAGACGGTTTTTTTGAAGTTTTAGATGCAAACGTACCGAAAAAAGGAAATACAAACGTTTTTGATTTTGACGCTTGCAAAGATAAGAGTTTAAAAGAGCTTTATGCTAAGTTCTACTCATATGACTACTCTATAAGAAAAATACTTCCTTATATTTATAAAAGATTTGGCGTAAATTTCAGTGTCTAA
- a CDS encoding radical SAM protein, with translation MGLLYTKYKMFHYPKKIDSLNTDEILPPLQVRIKPTNACNHDCWYCAYKASNLQLGKDMIVKDYIPKDKMFEIIDDLDSMGVKSITFSGGGEPLSYRYMTETLEKLSKTNIKFASLTNGSKLNGDIANLFSKFGTWLRVSIDGFDDESYAKYRNVKVGEFSKVIKNMSEFSKLGGKCLLGVSFIIDDKNYSHIYDVLHLFKDIGVRSVKLSPCIVSNDAAKNNEYHSKIFDNVQKEIYKSMNLTDGNFEIYNSYHLLDTKFKKDYDWCPMLQILMVIGADQNVYACQDKAYNLDSGLLFSIKNRSFKEAWSADKSSFYKIKPCEVCNHHCVSNEKNKILLEYLGADKEHLGFV, from the coding sequence ATGGGTTTATTATATACAAAATACAAAATGTTCCACTATCCAAAAAAGATTGACTCTTTGAATACGGATGAGATATTGCCTCCTCTTCAAGTAAGAATCAAACCTACCAATGCTTGCAATCATGATTGTTGGTACTGTGCATATAAAGCTAGCAATCTTCAACTCGGAAAAGATATGATAGTTAAAGACTATATACCAAAAGATAAGATGTTTGAAATAATAGATGATCTTGATAGTATGGGTGTAAAAAGTATAACTTTTAGCGGAGGTGGAGAGCCTCTATCTTATAGATATATGACTGAAACTTTAGAAAAATTAAGCAAAACAAATATCAAATTTGCAAGCCTAACAAACGGTTCAAAACTAAATGGAGATATAGCAAATCTATTTTCTAAATTCGGAACTTGGTTGAGAGTAAGCATAGACGGATTTGATGATGAGAGCTATGCAAAATATAGAAATGTAAAAGTCGGAGAGTTTAGTAAAGTAATTAAAAATATGAGCGAGTTTAGTAAGTTAGGGGGGAAATGTTTATTAGGAGTGTCTTTCATAATAGACGACAAAAACTACTCTCATATATATGATGTTTTACACTTATTTAAAGATATAGGCGTAAGAAGCGTGAAATTAAGTCCTTGCATAGTATCAAATGATGCTGCTAAAAATAATGAATATCATAGTAAAATATTTGATAATGTTCAAAAAGAGATATATAAGTCTATGAATTTAACCGACGGCAACTTTGAAATTTACAATTCATACCACCTTTTAGATACTAAATTTAAAAAAGATTACGACTGGTGCCCAATGCTGCAAATTCTTATGGTTATAGGAGCAGATCAAAACGTATATGCATGCCAAGATAAGGCTTATAATCTTGATAGCGGACTATTATTTAGCATAAAAAATAGAAGCTTTAAAGAGGCATGGAGTGCAGACAAAAGTAGTTTTTACAAAATCAAACCGTGTGAAGTATGCAATCATCACTGCGTATCAAATGAAAAAAACAAGATCTTGCTTGAGTATTTAGGCGCGGACAAAGAACATCTAGGATTTGTATAA